In Caproicibacterium amylolyticum, a genomic segment contains:
- a CDS encoding 1-deoxy-D-xylulose-5-phosphate synthase, which translates to MFLEKINSPADVKKLSFEQLQTLSGEIRKTLLKKLSEHGGHIGPNLGMVEMTVALHYVFHSPTDKIVYDVSHQSYTHKMLTGRKEAFLNPAEYDDVSGFTNPHESQHDCFEIGHTSTSISLACGLAKVRDLKGERYNVIALIGDGSLSGGEAYEGLNNAAEAGTNMIIIVNDNGMSIAENHGGLYQNLKELRESNGTCACNFFKAMGLEYCYLDDGHDIQKLVETFQAVQNSEKPVVVHIHTTKGKGFAPAEMDKESWHWGMPFELATGKPKFSFSGPSYEDLTAEYLLEKMKQDSTVAAITSGTPGVFGFNQARRKEAGSQFIDVGIAEEHAVALASGMAADGGKPVYGVYGTFLQRTYDQLSQDLCINNNPAVLLVFAASAYGMTDITHLGIYDIAMISNIPNLVYLAPTSKEEYFAMLEWGIAQQEHPVAIRVPATGVRESGTADTTDYSQLNKYQVTRKGQDAAILALGDFYELGKKAADILEKEHHIKVTLINPKFITGLDTDLLDSLKANHRMVVTLEDGILEGGFGEKIASYYGLADMKVKNFGFKKSFPDRYVPDELLKENGITVEQIVKTILAEID; encoded by the coding sequence ATGTTTTTGGAAAAAATAAATTCACCTGCAGATGTAAAAAAGCTGTCTTTTGAGCAGCTGCAAACACTTAGCGGAGAAATTCGGAAAACCCTGCTGAAAAAGCTGAGTGAGCACGGCGGCCATATTGGGCCGAACCTCGGCATGGTCGAGATGACTGTGGCGCTGCATTATGTCTTTCATTCGCCAACCGATAAAATTGTTTATGATGTATCTCACCAAAGCTATACGCATAAAATGCTGACCGGCCGCAAAGAAGCCTTCCTAAATCCTGCGGAGTATGATGATGTTTCTGGTTTTACCAACCCACATGAAAGCCAGCACGACTGCTTTGAAATTGGGCACACTTCCACTTCCATCAGTCTGGCCTGCGGTTTGGCAAAGGTCAGAGATTTAAAAGGGGAACGCTACAATGTGATTGCGCTGATTGGCGACGGTTCCCTCAGCGGCGGAGAAGCATATGAAGGACTGAACAATGCCGCCGAAGCCGGGACAAATATGATTATCATCGTAAATGATAATGGCATGTCCATTGCGGAAAACCACGGCGGCCTGTACCAGAACCTGAAGGAACTGCGTGAATCAAACGGCACCTGTGCGTGCAACTTCTTTAAGGCAATGGGGCTGGAGTACTGCTACCTTGACGATGGACACGATATTCAAAAACTGGTGGAAACATTTCAGGCTGTGCAGAACAGTGAGAAGCCGGTAGTCGTGCACATTCACACAACCAAGGGAAAAGGCTTTGCCCCGGCAGAAATGGACAAGGAAAGCTGGCATTGGGGTATGCCGTTTGAACTTGCCACCGGAAAACCAAAATTCTCATTCAGCGGGCCATCCTATGAGGATTTGACAGCGGAATATCTGCTTGAAAAAATGAAGCAGGATTCCACGGTTGCGGCGATTACTTCCGGAACACCGGGCGTGTTTGGCTTTAATCAGGCAAGACGAAAAGAGGCCGGGAGCCAGTTCATTGATGTTGGCATTGCAGAGGAACATGCGGTTGCACTTGCTTCCGGTATGGCGGCAGACGGCGGCAAACCGGTGTACGGTGTATATGGCACATTCCTGCAGCGGACTTACGACCAACTTTCACAGGACCTGTGCATCAACAACAATCCTGCTGTGCTTCTGGTGTTTGCGGCTTCTGCTTATGGTATGACGGATATTACACATCTTGGTATCTATGACATTGCTATGATCAGCAATATTCCCAATCTGGTGTACCTTGCGCCGACCAGTAAGGAAGAATACTTCGCCATGCTGGAGTGGGGCATTGCACAGCAGGAGCACCCGGTGGCAATCCGTGTGCCTGCTACAGGTGTTCGGGAGAGCGGCACTGCGGACACTACGGATTACTCCCAACTGAACAAGTATCAGGTAACAAGAAAAGGGCAGGATGCAGCCATCCTTGCACTCGGTGATTTTTACGAACTGGGCAAAAAGGCAGCGGATATTCTTGAAAAAGAACATCACATTAAGGTAACACTCATCAATCCGAAATTCATAACCGGTTTGGATACAGACCTGCTGGACAGCCTGAAGGCAAATCACCGCATGGTGGTCACGCTGGAGGATGGCATTCTGGAGGGCGGATTTGGTGAAAAGATAGCAAGTTATTATGGTTTAGCAGATATGAAAGTGAAAAACTTTGGCTTTAAGAAGAGTTTTCCGGACAGATACGTTCCCGATGAACTGCTGAAAGAAAATGGTATTACCGTGGAACAGATTGTTAAAACAATTCTGGCAGAAATCGATTGA
- a CDS encoding alkaline ceramidase: protein MNKNQLEFGFAEVDITPSGAVETIGFGRPNEWSHGVLHPLSAQVTIWHCGAETCCLAAIDHIGFSRQHADQLRCTIGENLHIAKEKVMLCFSHCHSAPNDSAAPEYYQFVCRQMQKASAAALLNMTPVKAAWGIARTEIGVNRRKGATALDDRLGILKVCDSKTGKLKLLLLRLTAHGNVLKADNHLISPDYFGTVRDTLGTVYSCPIMVTQGASGNIAPKYYQSAINPPDAADERFIRSHTALQDMADIILRDAAPVIEHLQPQETSRMTMYARQLPLFADVPSAEQAHTVAAEAKRFCGIDGTGWLAEGNRLRKNGVKEQQVPIEIQYFLLGKGCLCGTASEIMCEFALQTAQLLKNDLFFFGGYTNGCTGYFPTTEEFDKGGYEVYWSLLHFYMYHGHVFPLRRESAETLVQFTVQNFLTEQS, encoded by the coding sequence ATGAATAAAAATCAATTAGAGTTTGGATTTGCCGAAGTGGACATCACCCCCTCCGGTGCAGTTGAAACCATTGGCTTTGGCCGGCCAAACGAGTGGTCGCACGGTGTTCTGCACCCACTGTCCGCGCAAGTGACTATCTGGCACTGCGGCGCAGAAACCTGCTGCCTTGCCGCCATTGACCATATCGGCTTTTCCCGTCAGCATGCTGACCAGCTGCGCTGTACCATTGGAGAGAACCTGCACATTGCAAAAGAAAAGGTTATGCTGTGTTTTTCACACTGCCATTCTGCTCCAAACGACAGTGCTGCTCCAGAGTATTATCAATTCGTATGCAGGCAGATGCAAAAGGCTTCTGCCGCTGCATTGCTTAACATGACACCGGTTAAAGCAGCATGGGGTATTGCCCGCACCGAGATTGGGGTCAACCGCCGCAAAGGTGCAACAGCGTTGGACGACCGGCTGGGAATTCTCAAAGTCTGCGATTCCAAAACTGGAAAGCTAAAGCTTCTTTTGCTGCGCCTGACCGCACATGGCAATGTGCTGAAAGCAGATAATCACCTAATTTCCCCTGACTATTTTGGTACTGTCCGTGACACGCTGGGCACTGTGTACAGCTGTCCAATCATGGTCACACAGGGGGCATCCGGCAACATTGCGCCAAAATATTATCAGTCCGCAATCAATCCACCAGACGCAGCAGATGAACGCTTTATCCGCTCGCACACTGCCCTGCAGGACATGGCGGATATCATACTACGTGACGCTGCCCCTGTTATTGAGCACCTACAGCCGCAGGAAACCAGCCGTATGACCATGTACGCGCGGCAGCTTCCGCTGTTTGCGGATGTTCCTTCCGCCGAACAAGCACACACAGTTGCAGCAGAGGCAAAACGGTTCTGCGGCATTGACGGCACTGGCTGGCTGGCAGAAGGAAACCGGCTGCGTAAAAACGGTGTAAAAGAACAGCAGGTACCCATAGAAATACAATATTTTCTGTTGGGAAAAGGCTGCCTTTGCGGTACTGCCAGTGAAATTATGTGTGAATTTGCCCTGCAGACAGCGCAGCTGCTGAAAAATGACCTGTTCTTTTTCGGTGGCTACACCAACGGCTGCACCGGCTACTTCCCCACCACGGAGGAATTTGACAAGGGTGGCTACGAAGTGTATTGGTCGCTGCTCCATTTCTATATGTATCACGGTCACGTTTTTCCGCTCAGGCGGGAATCCGCGGAAACGCTCGTCCAATTCACCGTACAGAATTTTCTAACAGAGCAATCATAA
- a CDS encoding sugar kinase, producing the protein MNQVLTFGEMLMRLKTPGYSRILQADSFEAAFGGAEMNVAVSLAQFGDAVGCVTKLPQNPLGDAARNTLRRYGVDTSRVLRGGPRLGIYFFEKGTDIRPTNVVYDRAGSAFATAQRSEFDWPALLEGVRCFYFSGITAAVSPELTGALEDALACCKKRKIPVVCDLNYRGKMWTAQQAQPVMDRLMQYVTVCLANDEDFEASLGIRAFDGDMSRGIEQKEQFCEGMREITKRYPSCTTVASVLRNIHSVEDSEWMGILLQNGTFTETAVRKIHVMEGVGGGDAFGAGLMHGLLHEKKPQEVIDFALAASVLKLMIGGDLNLSTEAEVEAVMKKGAGAKLSR; encoded by the coding sequence ATGAATCAAGTTTTAACATTTGGGGAAATGCTGATGCGCCTGAAAACACCGGGCTACAGTCGGATTTTACAGGCGGACAGTTTTGAAGCAGCATTTGGCGGAGCGGAAATGAATGTTGCGGTTTCCCTTGCACAATTTGGGGATGCGGTGGGTTGTGTGACGAAGCTGCCGCAGAATCCGCTGGGGGACGCGGCCCGCAACACACTGCGCCGCTATGGCGTGGATACCTCGCGGGTACTGCGCGGCGGCCCGCGGCTGGGTATCTATTTCTTTGAAAAAGGAACGGATATCCGCCCGACAAACGTGGTGTATGACCGTGCAGGAAGTGCCTTTGCCACGGCACAGCGTTCCGAGTTTGATTGGCCTGCTTTGCTGGAGGGAGTTCGCTGCTTTTATTTCTCCGGTATTACAGCGGCTGTGTCACCGGAACTGACTGGTGCGCTGGAGGATGCACTGGCGTGCTGCAAAAAGCGGAAAATTCCGGTGGTGTGTGACCTCAACTACCGAGGAAAAATGTGGACAGCGCAGCAGGCACAGCCGGTCATGGACAGACTGATGCAGTATGTGACCGTGTGTCTTGCCAATGACGAGGATTTTGAGGCTTCCCTCGGCATCCGCGCGTTTGACGGGGACATGAGCCGCGGAATCGAGCAGAAAGAGCAGTTCTGCGAGGGTATGCGGGAGATTACGAAGCGCTATCCCTCCTGCACAACAGTAGCCAGTGTGCTGCGGAATATCCATTCGGTGGAGGACAGTGAGTGGATGGGTATTTTGCTGCAGAACGGTACATTTACAGAAACAGCGGTGCGTAAAATCCATGTCATGGAAGGTGTCGGCGGCGGCGACGCTTTTGGTGCCGGTCTGATGCATGGCCTTTTGCATGAAAAGAAGCCACAGGAAGTCATTGATTTCGCACTGGCGGCCAGTGTGCTGAAGCTGATGATTGGCGGCGACTTGAATCTTTCCACCGAAGCGGAAGTGGAAGCGGTTATGAAGAAAGGCGCTGGCGCAAAACTCAGCCGATAA
- a CDS encoding NlpC/P60 family protein, which produces MKAKKFTGKRILAAALAFSITAAASVCPIFAADDVDSLKAKQDSLAQQQQQNSSQLASLRQNEAEKSTYASTLKAQLATIEEQVNNYNNQITDLDLQAQKAETEIAATEKQIKADTTKLKERLCALYKSGGAGNLQILLSSKDLADLADKSEAVSMVTAHDTDLINRLKSEKQAVQAKEVSIKQQRQQVESIKADVSAKQQQLTDTLSETNQFLQNIGQQEINLQTQGSTLEAQAAKISTAIDSWSQSQKPQSSQTSNSGSGSGSSAENSSQSSSSSNNSSNSSSSSNESPSSFSSVIGKAESALGKPYVMGAAGPDAFDCSGLVCWAFGIGRATAQGLYNECSKVSVSERQPGDLIFFSGTYDCGETVTHVGIYIGSNTMIDAEDGGVSECSTESSYNLQHFYAYGRL; this is translated from the coding sequence ATGAAAGCAAAGAAATTTACAGGAAAACGCATTTTAGCAGCCGCACTGGCTTTCTCCATTACCGCCGCCGCGTCAGTTTGCCCCATTTTCGCAGCCGATGATGTCGATTCACTTAAAGCAAAACAGGACAGCCTTGCGCAGCAGCAGCAGCAAAACAGCAGTCAGCTTGCTTCTCTGCGGCAGAACGAGGCAGAAAAGTCCACCTACGCTTCCACACTCAAAGCACAGCTGGCAACCATTGAAGAGCAGGTCAACAATTACAACAACCAAATCACAGATTTGGACTTGCAGGCACAGAAAGCAGAAACTGAAATTGCAGCCACAGAAAAGCAAATCAAAGCGGACACCACAAAGCTGAAAGAACGTCTGTGTGCACTTTACAAAAGCGGCGGCGCAGGCAACCTGCAAATCCTGCTTTCCTCAAAAGACTTAGCAGACCTTGCAGATAAGTCGGAAGCAGTTTCCATGGTAACCGCACACGACACCGACCTGATTAACCGCTTGAAATCCGAAAAACAAGCTGTACAGGCAAAAGAAGTCTCAATCAAACAGCAGCGTCAGCAGGTGGAAAGCATTAAAGCGGATGTCAGTGCCAAACAGCAGCAGCTGACTGATACTTTGTCAGAAACCAACCAGTTCCTGCAAAACATCGGTCAGCAGGAAATCAACCTGCAGACACAGGGTTCCACACTGGAAGCACAGGCCGCAAAGATTTCCACGGCGATTGACAGCTGGTCACAATCCCAGAAACCACAGAGCAGTCAGACCTCCAATTCCGGTTCTGGCTCTGGTTCCAGTGCTGAAAACTCCTCACAGTCTTCTTCCTCTTCCAACAATTCCAGTAATTCTTCCTCATCCTCCAATGAGTCTCCCTCCTCTTTCTCCAGTGTGATTGGAAAAGCGGAATCTGCGCTCGGCAAACCTTATGTGATGGGTGCGGCCGGTCCGGACGCATTTGACTGCTCCGGTCTTGTATGCTGGGCATTCGGCATTGGCAGAGCCACCGCACAGGGACTGTACAATGAATGCTCTAAAGTATCTGTTTCTGAACGGCAGCCCGGAGACCTGATTTTCTTCTCCGGTACATATGACTGCGGCGAAACAGTAACTCATGTCGGCATCTACATTGGCAGCAACACAATGATTGACGCAGAAGACGGCGGCGTTTCAGAATGCTCTACAGAATCTTCTTATAATCTGCAGCACTTCTACGCTTACGGCAGACTGTAA
- a CDS encoding putative manganese-dependent inorganic diphosphatase, which yields MPHTDVHRRVNVIGHRHPDTDSICSALAYAYLKNQLGGNCEARRAGQLNRETEFVLNYFEAEPPRLCTDVSPQVKDIDIRRQPGVDGNMSLKEAWALMRRVEIDTLCVTSAKNELLGVITIKDVATANMDLLDTDVLSKARTPYRNVLSALNGKMILGDDSDVIDKGSIYIGAASPDAMEEYVREGDMVILSNRYESQLYAIECGAGCIIICGGMSAPRTILSRASEKGCRIITTPYLMYDVAKLISQAAPIRHYMTTEGLLKFNLNTPVEEAHRVMASVRLRYFPILDENGLYCGVISRRNLLNVHRKKIILVDHNEKAQAVDGLDEAEVLEIIDHHRLNTVETMNPIYFRNVPMGCTCTIVYQMFLENHVEVPKKIAGLLLSAILSDTLMFRSPTCTPADKTAAAELAEIAGVDTPVYAQQMFEAGGDLTGKTAEEVFLSDFKIFSRGDVRFGVGQGNYMTEKSRSSVKKLLTSYLEEAAAHQRIPLIFYMCTDVPNESTDLMFTGPNADLIVEKAFHVKPENGCAVLPGVMSRKKQLIPPLMAAIQEQM from the coding sequence ATGCCTCACACGGATGTACATCGAAGAGTAAACGTAATTGGTCACCGCCACCCGGATACAGACTCTATCTGTTCCGCTTTGGCATATGCGTATTTAAAAAATCAGCTTGGCGGGAACTGTGAGGCGCGCCGCGCAGGTCAGCTGAACCGAGAAACAGAATTCGTACTCAATTACTTTGAGGCTGAACCACCGCGTTTGTGCACAGATGTCAGCCCGCAGGTAAAAGATATTGATATCCGCCGCCAGCCGGGAGTGGACGGCAATATGTCCTTAAAGGAAGCCTGGGCGTTGATGCGCAGGGTAGAGATTGATACCCTATGCGTTACAAGTGCTAAAAATGAGCTGCTCGGTGTGATTACCATTAAAGATGTTGCGACCGCAAACATGGACTTGCTGGACACAGATGTGCTTTCCAAAGCACGCACACCCTACCGAAATGTGCTCTCTGCGCTGAACGGAAAAATGATTTTGGGCGATGACAGCGACGTAATTGACAAGGGCAGTATTTATATTGGTGCTGCCTCGCCGGACGCAATGGAAGAATACGTACGCGAAGGCGATATGGTCATCCTCTCCAATCGGTATGAAAGCCAGCTTTATGCCATCGAATGCGGTGCCGGATGCATTATTATCTGCGGCGGGATGTCAGCCCCCCGCACGATTCTTTCCCGCGCGTCCGAGAAGGGATGCCGCATTATTACGACACCATACCTGATGTATGACGTTGCGAAGCTCATCAGTCAGGCAGCACCAATTCGGCACTATATGACAACCGAGGGCCTGTTAAAGTTTAACCTGAATACCCCTGTGGAAGAAGCACACCGGGTCATGGCAAGCGTGCGGCTGCGCTACTTCCCAATTCTGGACGAAAACGGTTTGTACTGCGGCGTAATCAGCAGGCGAAATCTTTTGAATGTACACCGCAAAAAAATCATTCTGGTGGACCACAACGAAAAGGCGCAGGCGGTTGATGGTTTGGATGAAGCCGAGGTGCTTGAAATTATTGACCATCACCGGCTGAATACAGTGGAAACCATGAACCCAATTTATTTCCGCAACGTACCGATGGGCTGCACCTGCACGATTGTTTACCAGATGTTTTTAGAAAACCATGTGGAAGTGCCAAAAAAAATTGCAGGGCTGCTGCTTTCTGCCATCCTTTCTGATACGCTGATGTTCCGCAGTCCCACTTGCACACCGGCTGACAAAACCGCTGCTGCTGAATTGGCAGAAATTGCAGGAGTGGATACTCCTGTTTATGCGCAGCAGATGTTTGAGGCGGGCGGCGATTTAACCGGCAAAACAGCGGAAGAGGTCTTTCTTTCCGATTTTAAGATTTTTAGCCGTGGGGATGTTCGCTTTGGCGTGGGACAGGGAAACTATATGACCGAGAAGTCCCGCAGTTCGGTCAAGAAGCTGCTTACTTCCTATTTGGAAGAAGCTGCTGCTCACCAGCGGATTCCGTTGATTTTCTATATGTGTACGGATGTACCCAATGAATCCACTGACCTGATGTTTACCGGGCCGAATGCGGATTTGATCGTTGAAAAAGCATTTCACGTAAAGCCTGAAAATGGCTGTGCGGTGCTTCCGGGAGTAATGAGCCGAAAAAAGCAGCTGATTCCACCGCTGATGGCAGCAATACAGGAACAAATGTAA
- a CDS encoding CobW family GTP-binding protein, translated as MYRKAVPVTLLTGYLGSGKTSLLNHVLRNQEGYKVAVIVNDIGEVNIDSDLIAQGGGVSKQSQSLVPLQNGCICCTLKMDLVRQIATLLKTGSFDYILIEASGVCEPVPIAQTLLAMNEAANVCRLDNIVTVVDAKRMVDEFGSGASLLEETLTADDIENLLIQQIEFCNTVILNKVDEISEEQKREVLSVIRSLQKKAKIIEANYGKVSCSEILDTHAFDFEEAAKSSGWAEALQEDEEEKPETEEYGIQTFVYKRRRPLNSKAFEKFASSHFPRNIIRAKGFVWFQDEPDKAYVFEQAGWEITTHLFGRWLAADTREHQKRVLRKNANVRKNWDEKYGDRCVKIVLIGRNLDKDELIRQFDACLADN; from the coding sequence ATGTACAGAAAAGCAGTACCTGTAACGCTTCTGACAGGCTACCTGGGTTCTGGGAAAACTTCATTGTTAAACCATGTGCTGCGCAATCAGGAGGGCTACAAGGTCGCGGTGATTGTCAATGACATCGGCGAAGTCAACATTGACTCTGACCTGATTGCACAGGGTGGCGGTGTCAGCAAGCAGTCACAAAGTCTTGTGCCACTGCAGAATGGCTGCATCTGCTGTACGCTGAAGATGGACCTTGTCCGGCAGATTGCCACCCTGCTGAAAACAGGCAGCTTTGATTACATTTTGATTGAGGCAAGCGGTGTCTGTGAGCCGGTCCCGATTGCACAAACACTCTTGGCAATGAATGAAGCCGCGAATGTCTGCCGTTTGGATAACATCGTTACAGTTGTGGATGCCAAAAGAATGGTCGACGAGTTCGGCAGCGGCGCTTCTCTGCTGGAAGAAACTCTGACAGCAGATGATATCGAAAACCTGTTGATTCAGCAGATTGAGTTTTGCAACACAGTCATACTGAACAAAGTGGACGAAATTTCAGAAGAACAAAAGCGGGAAGTGCTTTCTGTGATACGCTCTCTGCAGAAAAAGGCGAAAATTATTGAGGCTAATTACGGTAAAGTAAGCTGTTCTGAAATTTTGGACACACACGCATTTGATTTTGAGGAAGCGGCAAAGTCATCCGGTTGGGCAGAAGCGCTGCAGGAAGACGAAGAGGAGAAACCCGAAACCGAGGAGTATGGAATTCAGACATTTGTGTACAAACGCAGACGGCCACTGAATTCCAAAGCGTTTGAAAAGTTTGCGTCCAGTCATTTTCCGCGCAATATTATTCGTGCAAAGGGTTTTGTCTGGTTTCAAGATGAGCCGGATAAGGCGTATGTCTTTGAGCAGGCTGGCTGGGAAATTACGACACACCTGTTTGGCAGATGGCTTGCGGCGGATACCCGCGAACACCAGAAAAGAGTGCTCAGGAAAAACGCGAATGTGCGGAAAAACTGGGATGAAAAGTACGGCGACCGTTGTGTGAAAATTGTTTTGATTGGACGCAATCTGGACAAAGATGAGCTTATCAGACAGTTTGACGCGTGTTTGGCGGACAACTGA
- the rpmG gene encoding 50S ribosomal protein L33, producing MKNTARVKVTLACTECGDRNYCTTKNKRTHPERLALMKYCPRLHKHTLHKEVK from the coding sequence GTGAAAAACACAGCAAGAGTAAAAGTAACACTGGCCTGCACAGAATGCGGAGACAGAAATTACTGCACAACCAAAAATAAAAGGACACATCCGGAACGTCTTGCGCTGATGAAATACTGCCCAAGACTTCACAAACACACACTGCATAAAGAAGTAAAGTGA
- the rpmB gene encoding 50S ribosomal protein L28: protein MAKCAVTGKGTAFGNNVSHSHHRSNRMFHANLQRVHVEINGTRKHIWVSARALRSGCVNRVCKGGEQQ, encoded by the coding sequence ATGGCAAAGTGCGCCGTTACAGGAAAAGGAACTGCATTTGGAAATAACGTGAGTCACTCTCACCACCGCAGCAACCGGATGTTCCACGCAAACCTGCAAAGAGTTCATGTGGAAATCAACGGGACCCGAAAGCACATTTGGGTTTCAGCCAGAGCGCTGCGCTCCGGCTGTGTGAACCGTGTGTGCAAAGGAGGGGAGCAGCAGTGA
- a CDS encoding Fur family transcriptional regulator, translating into MQRKSSYNTKARQEISDFLQQNGTTAVSAADICQHLKSIGNSVNPTTVYRYLDRLCEEKTIIKYIAEKGEKALYQYSGQEKQCSEHLHLKCTQCGRIIHLDCGFMREFQAHLREHHGFELQCEGSVLYGLCSDCRKKQNAN; encoded by the coding sequence ATGCAGCGAAAAAGCAGTTATAACACAAAGGCTAGGCAGGAAATCAGTGACTTTTTGCAGCAGAATGGCACAACAGCGGTCAGTGCCGCGGACATCTGCCAGCACCTGAAAAGCATCGGCAATTCCGTGAATCCAACCACGGTTTATCGCTATCTGGACAGGCTTTGTGAAGAGAAAACAATTATTAAGTATATTGCAGAAAAAGGTGAAAAGGCGCTTTACCAGTACAGTGGGCAGGAAAAGCAGTGTTCTGAACATCTGCACTTAAAATGTACCCAGTGCGGCAGGATTATCCACCTTGATTGTGGCTTTATGCGGGAGTTTCAGGCACATCTGCGGGAGCACCATGGCTTTGAGCTGCAGTGTGAGGGAAGCGTGCTGTACGGGCTTTGCAGTGACTGCCGAAAAAAGCAAAACGCAAATTAA
- a CDS encoding CobW family GTP-binding protein — MSKEVGAGKKPVVLLTGYLGSGKTTVLNELLKNEMGRKIAVIVNDIGSINIDAGILKNGGTAAEKEEMIELQNGCICCTLQNQFMKEIDRLAGSPEIEAVFVEASGVSNPENIAEGFQVYEEMMPQSPIYLSSVVTVADADRIYTEFLGKMEAAEAGDETEEDPDIINLVMDQIEYCGLIILNKCDLLSRGQIDRVKKVLQELQPEAEIVEAVQGKVNPSAILNCGRFDYEKAGRSSLVSRTLNSSAGAQETDTDCGITSFLFEERRPFDYDRFSDFLQNDYPEEIIRAKGYVWFADDDIHVQLFEQAGRNASVTEVSNWVCALPKESQQEILREHPNAMDDWDETYGDRMNQIVFIGRGYEKSAILRQLKKCLSK, encoded by the coding sequence ATGAGTAAAGAAGTGGGAGCGGGTAAAAAGCCGGTTGTACTGCTAACCGGTTATCTTGGCAGTGGAAAAACCACGGTTCTAAATGAACTTTTAAAAAACGAAATGGGCAGGAAAATTGCTGTGATTGTCAATGATATCGGCAGCATCAATATCGATGCCGGCATTCTGAAAAACGGCGGCACAGCGGCCGAGAAAGAAGAAATGATTGAACTGCAGAATGGCTGTATCTGCTGTACGCTGCAAAATCAGTTTATGAAGGAGATAGACCGGCTGGCGGGAAGTCCGGAGATTGAAGCTGTTTTTGTGGAAGCCTCTGGTGTGAGTAATCCCGAAAATATTGCAGAGGGTTTTCAAGTTTACGAGGAAATGATGCCGCAAAGCCCAATTTACTTGAGTTCTGTGGTAACAGTGGCAGACGCTGACCGGATTTATACGGAATTCCTTGGGAAAATGGAAGCGGCAGAAGCCGGTGATGAAACAGAGGAAGACCCGGATATTATCAATTTGGTAATGGACCAAATTGAATACTGCGGCCTGATTATTCTAAATAAATGTGATTTGCTTTCACGCGGCCAAATTGACAGAGTAAAAAAGGTTCTGCAGGAATTACAGCCGGAAGCGGAAATCGTGGAAGCAGTACAGGGAAAAGTAAACCCGTCAGCCATACTGAATTGTGGCAGATTCGATTACGAAAAAGCGGGGCGCTCCTCACTGGTTTCGCGCACGCTGAATAGCAGTGCGGGTGCGCAGGAAACAGACACAGACTGCGGCATTACCTCGTTCCTTTTTGAAGAAAGGCGGCCGTTTGACTATGACCGTTTTTCGGATTTTTTGCAGAACGATTACCCGGAAGAAATTATCCGTGCGAAGGGCTACGTTTGGTTTGCGGATGATGACATCCACGTACAACTTTTTGAACAGGCAGGCAGAAATGCATCCGTAACCGAAGTTTCAAACTGGGTGTGTGCGCTGCCAAAGGAGAGTCAGCAGGAAATCTTGCGGGAACATCCTAACGCAATGGATGATTGGGACGAAACCTATGGTGACCGCATGAATCAAATTGTTTTCATTGGCCGCGGTTACGAAAAATCTGCGATTCTTAGGCAGCTGAAAAAATGCCTGTCAAAGTAA